The Microbacterium limosum genome contains a region encoding:
- a CDS encoding aldehyde dehydrogenase family protein yields MSDTITPLLLAGRWVEGSAGAYDEVENPSTEEIIARVSTASEDDVEVAVTEAARAQKDWAKVPAADRAGVLHRLASLIERDSERLAGILVTELGKPVREARGEVSAAAGFCRFFAGIITTQGGEVLPTSAPSQELWLRREPIGVVAGIIPWNFPMALTTRKLAPAVVTGNAIVLKPAEITPLSALAIAELAIEAGVPAGIVSVLPGRGSIIGSALVRNPNIGFVTMTGSVRAGRSILHNAADRIIPVSLELGGKAPFIVFADADLDAAAEAAVATRMLNNGQACVANERTYIERSVFTEFTDLVAARMEHIVLGDPLEETTQVGPKASGSELANVERIVGAAVDAGARVLAGGERPQGSGFERGYWYRPTLLTDVAPDSPVIREEVFGPVLPVVAFDSEDEVVALANDTTFGLSSYLYTENFSRAMRMSHALRSGEVFINRGGPEEVNGFHGGWGESGLGGDDGVHGLELYRRKKTVYAAWSES; encoded by the coding sequence ATGTCTGACACGATCACGCCGCTCTTGCTTGCGGGGCGCTGGGTCGAGGGATCGGCCGGCGCGTACGACGAGGTCGAGAACCCCTCCACAGAGGAGATCATCGCGCGGGTCTCGACTGCGAGTGAAGACGACGTAGAAGTCGCCGTGACGGAGGCTGCCCGTGCGCAGAAGGACTGGGCGAAGGTGCCCGCAGCAGACCGCGCCGGTGTGCTGCACCGTCTGGCATCGCTCATCGAACGGGACAGTGAGCGCCTCGCCGGGATTCTCGTGACTGAATTGGGCAAACCTGTTCGTGAAGCGCGAGGGGAAGTGAGCGCTGCCGCGGGGTTCTGCCGCTTCTTCGCGGGCATCATCACCACGCAGGGCGGCGAGGTGCTTCCGACGTCCGCCCCGTCCCAGGAGCTGTGGTTGCGACGGGAGCCGATCGGTGTTGTCGCGGGCATCATCCCGTGGAACTTCCCGATGGCTCTGACCACCCGCAAGCTCGCGCCGGCCGTCGTCACAGGCAACGCGATCGTGCTCAAGCCGGCCGAGATCACGCCGCTGTCGGCGCTGGCGATCGCGGAACTCGCAATCGAAGCAGGCGTACCAGCCGGGATCGTCTCAGTACTGCCCGGTCGCGGTTCCATCATCGGTTCCGCGCTGGTGCGCAACCCCAACATCGGGTTCGTCACGATGACCGGCAGCGTACGCGCAGGACGGTCGATCCTCCACAATGCGGCCGACCGAATCATCCCGGTGTCCCTCGAACTCGGAGGGAAGGCGCCGTTCATCGTGTTCGCCGACGCCGACCTGGACGCGGCTGCTGAGGCCGCGGTAGCGACCCGCATGCTCAACAACGGGCAGGCGTGCGTCGCGAACGAGCGAACCTACATTGAGCGGTCGGTGTTCACCGAGTTCACCGACCTCGTCGCCGCGCGGATGGAACACATCGTCCTCGGGGACCCGCTCGAGGAGACGACCCAAGTGGGTCCGAAGGCGTCCGGCAGTGAGCTCGCGAACGTCGAACGAATCGTCGGCGCTGCTGTCGACGCTGGCGCACGCGTGCTCGCCGGTGGGGAGCGCCCCCAGGGTAGCGGCTTCGAGCGAGGCTACTGGTACCGTCCCACGCTCCTCACCGACGTCGCACCCGATTCGCCGGTCATCCGCGAAGAAGTGTTCGGGCCTGTCCTTCCAGTCGTCGCGTTCGACTCCGAAGACGAGGTTGTGGCGTTGGCCAACGACACGACCTTCGGCCTGAGTTCGTACCTGTACACCGAGAACTTCTCCCGCGCGATGCGGATGTCGCATGCACTGCGCAGCGGCGAGGTGTTCATCAATCGTGGGGGCCCTGAGGAAGTGAACGGGTTCCACGGCGGCTGGGGTGAGAGCGGCCTGGGCGGCGACGACGGCGTCCACGGACTAGAGCTGTACCGACGGAAGAAGACCGTGTACGCGGCATGGAGCGAGTCATGA
- a CDS encoding GMC family oxidoreductase, with the protein MTTDHFDVLVIGSGMGGGAVAKRLSDAGVRVVCLEQGGWLDPSVDYSHELNTWELEKLRGWSYSPNDRQLPEDYPVNGHIRPYLFNAVGGSTVCYGGHWPRYKPVDFRKGTEHGLEGTIDWPISYEELAPFYDINDAEMGISGVPGDPAYPARPNAPRQPTTRPGKLGLRLSEGFDALGWHWWPSDNAIITQAKDGRLGCNECGGCLSGCPRGSLGGVHDAYWPKALRNGVDLRTGARVEKIEVENGRATGAVYIDLATGQRHYVSADMVVLSASGLGTPRILLMSEQKGFSNGLANGNDLVGRHLMHHSYANCDVWFDEPIEGYKASFGAPFYSQEFYDTDPTKPFVNGFTMQVGRSYGAAFTATGSHTREPIRWGAGHHSRFDDDFGNQMLVYVLAEDLPVYDNRVRLDTSITDSSGLPGLTVDFTPHENDILLTNYGVERLEQVAAAAGASRVRSTGHQNVNPGWHLMGTARMGNSPEDSTTNKWNQTWEVPNLFVVDGSSLTTGAAVNPTPTIGALAVRAAEYIIANGAHIRSQKVTPANADAPELDHRKVTVNV; encoded by the coding sequence ATGACCACTGACCACTTCGACGTCCTCGTCATCGGGTCCGGAATGGGTGGCGGAGCGGTCGCCAAGCGCCTCTCCGACGCCGGGGTTCGCGTCGTCTGCCTTGAGCAGGGCGGATGGCTCGACCCCAGCGTGGACTACTCCCATGAGCTCAACACCTGGGAGCTCGAGAAGCTCCGCGGGTGGTCGTACAGCCCGAATGACCGCCAGCTTCCCGAGGACTACCCGGTCAACGGTCACATCCGCCCGTACCTGTTCAACGCCGTAGGTGGCAGCACGGTCTGCTACGGCGGTCACTGGCCGAGGTACAAGCCCGTCGACTTCCGCAAGGGCACCGAGCATGGACTCGAAGGCACCATCGACTGGCCGATCTCGTACGAAGAGCTCGCACCCTTCTACGACATCAATGACGCCGAGATGGGGATCTCGGGCGTTCCCGGCGATCCCGCGTACCCGGCGCGCCCGAACGCGCCGCGTCAACCCACGACCCGGCCGGGCAAGCTCGGTCTGCGCCTGTCGGAGGGCTTTGACGCCCTCGGATGGCACTGGTGGCCTTCCGATAACGCGATCATCACACAGGCCAAGGATGGCCGTCTCGGCTGCAACGAGTGCGGCGGCTGCCTCTCAGGCTGCCCTCGCGGTTCGCTCGGAGGTGTACACGACGCGTACTGGCCGAAGGCGCTCCGCAACGGGGTCGATCTGCGCACGGGTGCTCGCGTGGAGAAGATCGAGGTCGAGAACGGCCGAGCCACCGGAGCGGTCTACATCGACCTCGCCACCGGTCAGCGGCACTACGTCTCGGCGGACATGGTCGTCCTTTCCGCGAGCGGCCTCGGAACACCCCGCATCCTGCTGATGTCGGAGCAGAAGGGCTTCTCAAACGGCCTCGCAAACGGCAACGACCTCGTCGGCCGCCACCTCATGCATCACAGCTACGCCAACTGCGACGTGTGGTTCGACGAGCCGATCGAAGGGTACAAGGCATCCTTCGGCGCACCGTTCTACTCGCAGGAGTTCTACGACACTGACCCCACGAAGCCGTTCGTCAACGGATTCACGATGCAGGTGGGCCGCTCCTACGGGGCCGCATTCACGGCGACGGGATCCCACACCCGCGAGCCGATCCGATGGGGTGCCGGGCACCACAGCAGGTTCGACGACGACTTCGGCAACCAGATGCTGGTGTACGTGCTCGCCGAAGACCTCCCGGTCTATGACAACAGGGTGCGTCTGGACACCTCGATCACTGACTCGTCGGGGCTTCCCGGACTCACCGTCGACTTCACGCCGCACGAGAACGACATCCTCCTCACCAACTACGGGGTCGAGCGCCTCGAGCAGGTCGCGGCGGCAGCCGGCGCGTCACGGGTGCGGTCGACAGGCCACCAAAACGTGAACCCGGGCTGGCATCTCATGGGGACTGCCCGGATGGGCAACAGCCCAGAGGACTCCACCACGAACAAGTGGAACCAGACGTGGGAGGTGCCGAACCTGTTCGTCGTGGACGGTTCCAGCCTCACCACGGGCGCCGCAGTGAACCCGACCCCCACGATCGGCGCACTCGCCGTGCGCGCCGCCGAGTACATCATCGCCAACGGCGCGCACATCCGATCGCAGAAGGTCACGCCCGCGAACGCGGACGCGCCGGAACTCGACCACAGGAAGGTCACGGTCAATGTCTGA
- a CDS encoding NAD(P)H-dependent oxidoreductase, whose amino-acid sequence MNLYSLMQRRAEEAGPIRVGVIGAGKFASMFLTQAVNLPSLHVVAVADINVPKAMDALKRTGWPAERYAATSLQQALSSGGTHVTDSADSLLELPEIEVILEITGNPIIGTYHALRAIDNGKHIVMVNVEADCMVGPILQRRAQAAGVVYSMAYGDQPALISELVDWCRTVGFDVVAAGKGTKYLPEYHYSTPDTVWDYYGFTQEQLATGDFNPKMFNSFLDGTKSAIEMAAVANGTGLIPQDEGLQFTPVGVDDLPQLLKERERGGTLTRRGTVELISSLNRDGSEVYRDLRWGVYVTFEARTDYAVQCFAEYGVRTDDSGRYGALYRPYHMIGLELPVSIASAVLRGEPTGSPTGFRGDVVSTAKTDLRAGDTLDGEGGFTVYGKLAPAEMSLAHNALPLGLAHGAKLIRDVPKDRAVSWDDVDADETLLAVKVRRELENEFRAEHLTASS is encoded by the coding sequence ATGAATCTCTATTCGCTTATGCAGCGTCGCGCTGAAGAGGCCGGCCCGATCCGTGTCGGCGTCATCGGTGCTGGCAAGTTCGCGTCGATGTTCCTCACCCAGGCCGTGAATCTTCCGAGCCTGCATGTGGTCGCCGTGGCCGACATCAATGTGCCGAAGGCAATGGATGCGCTCAAGCGCACAGGTTGGCCTGCGGAACGCTACGCCGCGACCAGCCTGCAGCAGGCACTCTCCTCGGGTGGCACGCACGTCACCGACAGTGCGGACTCGCTCCTGGAACTGCCGGAGATCGAGGTCATTCTCGAGATCACGGGGAACCCGATCATCGGGACCTACCACGCACTCCGGGCGATCGACAACGGCAAGCACATCGTCATGGTCAATGTTGAGGCTGACTGCATGGTCGGCCCGATCCTGCAGCGTCGCGCCCAGGCCGCGGGCGTGGTCTACTCCATGGCCTACGGGGACCAGCCCGCGCTGATCTCCGAGCTCGTCGATTGGTGCCGCACTGTCGGATTCGATGTGGTCGCTGCGGGCAAAGGCACGAAGTATCTGCCCGAGTATCACTACTCCACCCCGGATACGGTGTGGGACTACTACGGATTCACCCAGGAACAGCTCGCCACCGGCGACTTCAACCCGAAGATGTTCAACTCGTTCCTGGATGGAACCAAGTCCGCCATCGAGATGGCGGCGGTCGCCAACGGAACGGGCCTCATTCCGCAGGATGAGGGCCTGCAGTTCACCCCGGTGGGAGTGGATGACTTGCCGCAGCTGTTGAAGGAGCGTGAGCGTGGCGGCACGCTGACACGCCGCGGGACTGTAGAGCTCATCTCAAGCCTCAACCGCGACGGCAGCGAGGTCTACCGCGATCTCCGGTGGGGTGTGTATGTGACGTTCGAGGCTCGTACCGACTACGCGGTCCAGTGCTTCGCGGAGTACGGGGTTCGTACTGACGACAGCGGCCGCTACGGCGCGCTGTACCGCCCGTACCACATGATCGGGCTGGAACTGCCGGTGTCGATCGCGTCGGCTGTGCTGCGCGGCGAGCCGACCGGTTCTCCGACCGGGTTCCGTGGAGATGTCGTGTCCACCGCCAAAACTGACCTTCGCGCTGGCGACACGCTCGATGGTGAGGGCGGGTTCACCGTATACGGCAAGCTGGCGCCGGCCGAGATGTCCTTGGCCCACAATGCGCTGCCGTTGGGTCTCGCCCATGGGGCGAAGCTCATTCGCGACGTCCCGAAGGACCGCGCGGTGTCGTGGGACGACGTCGACGCGGACGAGACGCTCCTCGCTGTGAAGGTCCGACGGGAGTTGGAGAACGAGTTCCGGGCGGAGCATCTCACCGCTAGTTCGTAG
- a CDS encoding DUF6262 family protein, producing MSREHLAAAARRRTVEATERATRAVDQMERRHDRINFVAVAERAGVSTDFLYRHTDLRVRIERLRVPRPRRGEPVPATTAEHMSAAVRQLAQQLKRERAAHREEVTRLERALEAAHGENLQMRRRRDGGVPR from the coding sequence ATGTCCCGCGAGCATCTCGCGGCAGCGGCGCGGCGCCGCACCGTTGAGGCGACCGAACGCGCGACCCGTGCGGTTGATCAGATGGAACGCCGCCACGACCGGATCAACTTCGTCGCGGTCGCCGAACGCGCTGGCGTGTCCACCGACTTCCTCTACCGGCACACCGACCTCCGGGTCCGGATCGAGCGGCTGCGCGTGCCACGCCCACGCCGGGGAGAACCGGTCCCGGCCACGACGGCAGAGCACATGAGCGCCGCCGTCCGGCAACTCGCTCAACAGCTCAAACGCGAACGTGCCGCACACCGCGAAGAGGTGACCAGGCTTGAGCGCGCGCTCGAGGCAGCGCACGGGGAGAACCTCCAAATGCGCAGACGTCGGGACGGTGGGGTGCCCAGATAG
- a CDS encoding tyrosine-type recombinase/integrase, translating into MTPRVDGPQGVAVRRPERRDVRLPADGLFDVDRARELWESLPVEQRRDHFDYRTLPDAYRGGVVPRPHRQAGVEPKWFSVALSMRGLPEPMVWELAWLIHREIELGRSIHPSAFNSATSRLRVAVTSGGRKAREAESLLALTPEGWLHHVAIARLQGAQIGTAGDSVALNRISALQDVLVPAYHSGQWWELDVWNPQLDSRIPLRRHDPAGRSVVNFSRLTSGWLRGAARLWLGECLDASRYSWSTVQTRVDNLKWLQHTIDEHGDQGPLLVAAPEELRGFVRELIGRVRAHRVTQGTNAGRPLGGNPVRQIMVGIEQFYQWAYDNRTEQALRTVDPRWAALTHPYSVLFRPGDKPRLTNKRHDELVLEDQVMSQIAAGADLLRRPTAEGGFGDASAFNALMLLMRTGRRLNEILMMDFDPLTPLVGATAEGDGVGLVARLRYQQTKVDTTLPSSIPVDAEIVSIVHDQQQITNAWLAENGAPGATPRYLFLARFKNRNGDRPYPAGTLNSLLGRLTEALDIRDSVGNPVRISKTHQFRHTKATSLLNAGVPLHVVMRYFGHVSADMTLHYAMTSQKVAEQEFMKFQKYTSEGKPLEMSAEDLFDVLHLDQRADRVLPNGWCMLPPKQTCDRGNACLTCNKFVTDSTHAPQLEAQRDATRQLIAQRKKAFAEKYGVEMSADNVWLEGREREVDGLHRILLSIRNAPDGSAVRAAGAPFAGGESEA; encoded by the coding sequence ATGACCCCGAGAGTGGATGGGCCCCAGGGTGTGGCGGTGCGGCGGCCGGAGCGGCGGGACGTCCGGCTCCCTGCCGACGGGCTGTTCGACGTTGACCGTGCACGGGAACTGTGGGAGTCGCTCCCGGTGGAGCAACGCCGGGACCACTTCGACTACCGAACTTTGCCGGACGCGTACAGGGGTGGGGTGGTTCCGCGGCCGCACCGGCAGGCGGGTGTGGAACCGAAGTGGTTCTCCGTCGCGTTGAGCATGCGGGGGCTGCCAGAGCCGATGGTGTGGGAGCTGGCGTGGCTGATCCACCGCGAGATCGAGTTGGGCCGCTCGATCCACCCGTCGGCGTTCAATTCCGCCACCTCACGGTTGCGGGTCGCTGTCACCTCCGGTGGCAGGAAGGCGCGGGAGGCGGAGTCGCTGCTCGCGCTGACTCCGGAGGGGTGGCTTCATCATGTCGCGATCGCCCGACTGCAGGGCGCTCAGATCGGGACGGCGGGGGACTCGGTCGCATTGAACCGGATCAGTGCGCTGCAGGACGTGCTGGTGCCTGCTTACCATTCCGGCCAGTGGTGGGAACTGGATGTGTGGAATCCGCAGCTTGACTCGCGGATTCCGTTGCGGCGGCACGACCCTGCTGGTCGGAGTGTGGTGAACTTCAGCCGCCTGACCAGCGGTTGGCTTCGTGGCGCGGCGAGGCTGTGGTTGGGGGAGTGTCTCGACGCGTCCCGCTACTCGTGGAGCACTGTTCAGACCCGCGTCGACAACCTGAAGTGGTTGCAGCACACGATCGACGAGCACGGCGACCAGGGACCGTTACTGGTGGCGGCGCCGGAGGAGCTCCGGGGGTTCGTTCGCGAGTTGATCGGCCGTGTCCGCGCGCATCGGGTCACGCAGGGCACGAACGCGGGGCGACCGTTGGGAGGGAACCCGGTCCGGCAGATCATGGTCGGCATCGAGCAGTTCTACCAGTGGGCGTACGACAACCGCACCGAGCAAGCCCTACGGACAGTTGATCCGCGGTGGGCCGCCCTCACCCACCCGTACAGTGTGCTGTTCCGTCCCGGCGACAAGCCGCGGTTGACGAACAAGCGCCACGATGAGCTCGTCCTCGAGGACCAGGTCATGTCGCAGATCGCCGCCGGCGCGGATCTCCTCCGCCGCCCAACCGCGGAGGGCGGGTTCGGGGACGCGTCCGCGTTCAACGCGCTGATGCTGCTGATGCGCACCGGACGGCGCCTCAACGAGATCCTGATGATGGACTTCGACCCGCTGACCCCGCTGGTCGGCGCCACGGCGGAGGGTGACGGGGTGGGGCTTGTGGCGCGGCTGCGCTACCAGCAGACGAAGGTCGACACCACGCTGCCGAGCAGCATCCCGGTCGACGCGGAGATCGTGTCCATCGTCCACGACCAGCAGCAGATCACGAACGCGTGGCTGGCGGAGAATGGGGCACCGGGGGCGACGCCGCGGTACCTGTTCCTCGCAAGGTTCAAGAACCGAAACGGTGACCGCCCGTACCCTGCGGGGACCCTGAACTCGCTGCTGGGCCGGTTGACGGAGGCGCTCGACATCCGCGACTCGGTCGGCAACCCGGTCCGGATCTCGAAGACCCACCAGTTCCGGCACACCAAGGCCACCAGCCTGCTCAACGCCGGCGTCCCGCTGCATGTGGTGATGCGGTACTTCGGGCACGTGTCCGCCGACATGACCCTGCACTACGCCATGACGAGCCAGAAGGTCGCCGAGCAGGAGTTCATGAAGTTCCAGAAGTACACCAGCGAAGGGAAGCCGTTGGAGATGTCCGCGGAGGACCTGTTCGACGTGCTCCACCTCGACCAGCGTGCGGACCGGGTGCTGCCCAACGGGTGGTGCATGCTCCCCCCGAAACAGACCTGCGACCGCGGGAACGCGTGCCTGACATGCAACAAGTTCGTCACCGACAGCACCCACGCCCCCCAGCTGGAAGCGCAACGCGACGCAACCCGGCAGCTGATCGCGCAACGCAAGAAGGCCTTCGCGGAGAAATACGGGGTAGAGATGAGCGCCGACAACGTCTGGCTGGAAGGCCGTGAGCGGGAAGTCGACGGGCTCCACCGGATCCTCCTCAGCATTCGCAATGCGCCCGACGGTTCTGCGGTACGCGCCGCTGGCGCGCCCTTCGCGGGCGGAGAGTCGGAGGCGTGA